Proteins from one Thermobifida alba genomic window:
- the erpA gene encoding iron-sulfur cluster insertion protein ErpA, which yields MTVQTDATTQGVTLTDAAVEKVKSLLAQEGRDDLRLRLGVAPGGCSGLRYQLYFDERQLDGDIVTDHNGVELVVDRYSMPYLTGATIDFVDTIEKQGFTIDNPSAQSSCACGDSFH from the coding sequence ATGACGGTTCAGACTGACGCCACCACGCAGGGGGTCACCCTGACCGATGCGGCGGTGGAGAAGGTCAAGTCGCTGCTGGCCCAGGAGGGCCGCGACGACCTGAGGCTGCGCCTGGGCGTGGCGCCCGGCGGCTGCTCGGGGCTGCGCTACCAGCTCTACTTCGACGAGCGGCAGCTCGACGGGGACATCGTGACCGACCACAACGGGGTCGAGCTCGTCGTCGACCGCTACAGCATGCCCTACCTCACGGGCGCCACCATCGACTTCGTCGACACGATCGAGAAGCAGGGCTTCACGATCGACAACCCCAGCGCGCAGAGCTCCTGCGCCTGCGGCGACTCCTTCCACTAG
- a CDS encoding carbohydrate kinase family protein, giving the protein MRIAVTGSIATDHLMTFEGRFAEQLIADQLTQVSLSFLVDELEVRRGGVAANISFGLGCLGLNPVLVGAVGADFAEYAAWLERHGVDVSGVHVSEMRHTARFVCTTDRDHNQIASFYAGAMAEARNIELWPLAQRLGGLDLVVVGANDPEAMVRHSEECRVRGLSFAADPSQQLARMEGPQVRSLVEGAEYLFANEYEKALTEQKTGWSDAELLTRVRTRVTTLGAKGVRVDRAGEPSLHVPAAHVSEAVDPTGAGDAFRAGFLAAVSWGLDPDRCAQVGNAAAAHCLEVSGPQEYRMTPQSLLDRLARSYGDDAAAEVADRMPG; this is encoded by the coding sequence GTGCGCATCGCGGTTACCGGATCAATCGCCACCGACCACCTGATGACCTTCGAGGGCCGGTTCGCCGAGCAGCTCATCGCCGACCAGCTGACGCAGGTCTCCCTGTCCTTCCTCGTCGACGAACTGGAGGTGCGCCGGGGAGGGGTCGCCGCCAACATCAGCTTCGGCCTGGGCTGCCTGGGGCTCAACCCCGTCCTGGTCGGTGCGGTGGGTGCGGACTTCGCCGAGTACGCCGCCTGGCTGGAGCGGCACGGCGTGGACGTCTCGGGCGTGCACGTCTCCGAGATGCGGCACACCGCGCGGTTCGTGTGCACCACCGACCGCGACCACAACCAGATCGCCTCCTTCTACGCCGGGGCGATGGCGGAGGCGCGCAACATCGAGCTGTGGCCGCTCGCCCAGCGCCTGGGCGGCCTCGACCTGGTCGTGGTGGGGGCCAACGACCCCGAGGCGATGGTCCGCCACAGCGAGGAGTGCCGGGTGCGCGGGCTGAGCTTCGCCGCCGACCCCTCCCAGCAGCTCGCCCGCATGGAGGGGCCCCAGGTGCGCTCCCTCGTCGAGGGCGCCGAGTACCTGTTCGCCAACGAGTACGAGAAGGCGCTGACCGAGCAGAAGACCGGCTGGAGCGACGCGGAGCTGCTCACCCGGGTGCGGACCCGGGTGACCACCCTGGGCGCCAAGGGGGTGCGCGTCGACCGCGCCGGGGAGCCCAGCCTGCACGTGCCCGCGGCCCACGTCTCCGAGGCGGTCGACCCCACCGGCGCGGGCGACGCCTTCCGCGCCGGGTTCCTCGCGGCCGTCTCCTGGGGCCTGGACCCGGACCGCTGCGCCCAGGTCGGCAACGCCGCGGCCGCGCACTGCCTGGAGGTGAGCGGGCCGCAGGAGTACCGCATGACCCCCCAGAGCCTCCTGGACCGGCTGGCCCGCTCCTACGGCGACGACGCGGCCGCCGAGGTCGCCGACCGCATGCCCGGTTGA
- the rpsD gene encoding 30S ribosomal protein S4 produces MRYTGPKVRLSRRAGTPLTRKAVRYFEKRPYPPGEHGRRVRRSTSDYAVRQAEKQKLRWYYDLSEKQLARVYENAKKRAGRTGEEMIAELELRLATVVLRAGFAASIYAARQFITHGHITVDGKKVDIPSYQVKPGQIIGVREKSRTMVPFVEAAEGVHADEKIAGYLAVSHKDLRIAVVDRPKREQVPVPFDEQLVVEYYAR; encoded by the coding sequence ATGCGCTACACCGGACCCAAGGTGCGGTTGTCCCGGCGCGCTGGCACCCCCCTGACCCGTAAGGCGGTCAGGTACTTCGAGAAGCGCCCCTACCCGCCCGGTGAGCACGGCCGCCGGGTGCGCCGCTCCACCAGCGACTACGCCGTCCGCCAGGCCGAGAAGCAGAAGCTGCGCTGGTACTACGACCTGTCGGAGAAGCAGCTGGCCCGCGTCTACGAGAACGCCAAGAAGCGTGCGGGCCGTACCGGTGAGGAGATGATCGCCGAGCTGGAGCTGCGCCTGGCCACGGTGGTGCTGCGCGCGGGCTTCGCCGCCTCGATCTACGCGGCCCGCCAGTTCATCACCCACGGGCACATCACCGTGGACGGCAAGAAGGTGGACATCCCGTCCTACCAGGTCAAGCCGGGCCAGATCATCGGTGTGCGGGAGAAGTCGCGCACCATGGTCCCGTTTGTGGAGGCCGCCGAGGGCGTGCACGCCGACGAGAAGATCGCCGGCTACCTCGCCGTCAGCCACAAGGACCTGCGGATCGCCGTGGTGGACCGGCCCAAGCGCGAGCAGGTTCCGGTGCCCTTCGACGAGCAGCTCGTCGTCGAGTACTACGCCCGCTGA
- a CDS encoding sulfurtransferase TusA family protein, with product MLEQPVLTIDAIGRKCPVPIIMLAGRLREVPIGAVIAVTADDPAARTDIPAWCRMKRHTFVAEVPLSRGSAFHVQRMY from the coding sequence GTGCTGGAGCAGCCTGTGCTGACCATCGACGCGATCGGCCGCAAGTGCCCCGTGCCGATCATCATGCTCGCCGGACGCCTGCGGGAGGTGCCGATCGGAGCGGTGATCGCGGTGACGGCCGACGATCCGGCGGCGCGCACCGACATCCCGGCGTGGTGCCGGATGAAGCGGCACACCTTCGTCGCGGAGGTCCCGCTCAGCCGGGGCAGCGCCTTCCACGTGCAGCGCATGTACTGA
- the coxB gene encoding cytochrome c oxidase subunit II — protein sequence MPEPITEQAERVLTLWQGSWVAAFAVGILVWGLIIWSVIAHRKRSEQLPPQVRYNMPIEALYTVLPVIVVSVLFYFTARDQTYLMETDEPADVYVDVNAFQWSWQFTYEEELDVNGNPVSVAGVPSTSKDELPVLVLPSDSVVHFDLDAPDVIHSFWIPAFAFKMDAIPGHPNEFQVKIKPGVEGDYEGRCAELCGYDHSRMLFTLRVVTPEEYQAWIEEQKANPQELPAVPDVQEEAPAPDPGLDTATQESADQDSSDTAATAEDDAAATAEEEDDQ from the coding sequence CTGCCGGAGCCGATCACCGAGCAGGCAGAGCGTGTCCTCACGCTCTGGCAGGGCTCGTGGGTGGCGGCGTTCGCGGTCGGCATCCTCGTCTGGGGGCTGATCATCTGGTCGGTGATCGCCCACCGCAAGCGCTCCGAGCAGCTTCCGCCTCAGGTGCGCTACAACATGCCCATCGAGGCGCTCTACACCGTTCTGCCCGTCATTGTCGTCTCGGTGCTGTTCTACTTCACCGCCCGGGACCAGACCTACCTGATGGAGACCGACGAGCCCGCCGACGTCTACGTCGACGTGAACGCGTTCCAGTGGAGCTGGCAGTTCACGTACGAGGAGGAGCTGGACGTCAACGGCAACCCGGTCTCCGTCGCCGGTGTCCCGTCCACCAGCAAGGACGAGCTGCCGGTCCTGGTCCTGCCGAGCGACAGCGTCGTGCACTTCGACCTGGACGCCCCGGACGTCATCCACTCGTTCTGGATCCCCGCGTTCGCGTTCAAGATGGACGCCATCCCGGGCCACCCCAACGAGTTCCAGGTCAAGATCAAGCCCGGCGTCGAGGGCGACTACGAGGGCCGCTGCGCGGAGCTGTGCGGTTACGACCACTCCCGCATGCTCTTCACCCTCCGGGTGGTCACCCCCGAGGAGTACCAGGCCTGGATCGAGGAGCAGAAGGCCAACCCCCAGGAGCTGCCCGCGGTCCCCGACGTGCAGGAGGAGGCTCCCGCTCCTGACCCGGGCCTGGACACGGCCACCCAGGAATCCGCAGACCAGGACTCCTCCGACACCGCGGCCACGGCTGAGGACGACGCCGCGGCCACGGCCGAAGAAGAGGATGATCAGTAG
- the ctaD gene encoding cytochrome c oxidase subunit I, with amino-acid sequence MYLITSFVFFIVAGIMALLIRAELMFPGMQLMNNETYNQLFTMHGTVMLLLFATPLFVGFANALVPLQIGAPDVAFPRLNQFGYYLFLFGGLIVLAGFFTPGGAASFGWFAYVPLSDAVRSPGLGGDLWIMGLAISGLSTILGAVNFLTTILCMRAPGMTMFRMPIFTWNVALTSVLVLIAFPVLTGSFAGLAADRIVGAQVFNPEHGGAILYQHLFWFFGHPEVYIIALPFFGIATEILPVFSRKPIFGYKSLIGATVAITGLSITVWAHHMFPTGAVLLPFFSFMSFLIAVPTGVKFFNWIGTMWRGQLTFESPMLFTIGFMVTFLFGGLTGVLLASPPLDFHVTDTYFVVAHFHYVVFGTVVFAMFAGFYFWWPKFTGKMLDETLAKWHFWTLFFGFHGTFLVQHWLGAEGMPRRYADYLPSDGFTVLNQISTIGSFVLGASTLFFLYNVWVTHKKAPKVTVDDPWGYGCSLEWATSCPPPRHNFTSLPRIRSERPAFDLNHPYAAAPGVVPVDTK; translated from the coding sequence ATGTACCTGATCACCTCGTTCGTGTTCTTCATCGTCGCCGGCATCATGGCGCTGCTGATCCGGGCCGAGCTGATGTTCCCCGGCATGCAGCTGATGAACAACGAGACCTACAACCAGCTGTTCACCATGCACGGCACGGTGATGCTGCTGCTGTTCGCGACGCCGCTGTTCGTCGGGTTCGCGAACGCGCTGGTGCCGCTGCAGATCGGCGCGCCCGACGTGGCCTTCCCCCGGCTCAACCAGTTCGGGTACTACCTGTTCCTGTTCGGCGGTCTGATCGTGCTGGCCGGGTTCTTCACCCCCGGCGGCGCGGCGAGCTTCGGCTGGTTCGCCTACGTGCCGCTGTCGGACGCGGTGCGCTCCCCCGGCCTCGGCGGCGACCTGTGGATCATGGGCCTGGCCATCAGCGGCCTGAGCACCATCCTCGGCGCGGTGAACTTCCTCACCACGATCCTGTGCATGCGCGCGCCCGGCATGACCATGTTCCGCATGCCGATCTTCACCTGGAACGTGGCGCTGACCAGCGTCCTGGTGCTGATCGCCTTCCCGGTGCTCACCGGCTCCTTCGCCGGCCTGGCCGCCGACCGCATCGTCGGTGCGCAGGTCTTCAACCCCGAGCACGGCGGCGCGATCCTCTACCAGCACCTGTTCTGGTTCTTCGGCCACCCGGAGGTCTACATCATCGCGCTGCCGTTCTTCGGCATCGCCACCGAGATCCTGCCGGTGTTCAGCCGCAAGCCGATCTTCGGCTACAAGAGCCTCATCGGCGCCACCGTGGCCATCACGGGGCTGTCGATCACGGTGTGGGCGCACCACATGTTCCCCACCGGCGCGGTGCTGCTGCCGTTCTTCTCCTTCATGTCGTTCCTCATCGCGGTGCCCACCGGCGTGAAGTTCTTCAACTGGATCGGCACCATGTGGCGCGGCCAGCTCACCTTCGAGTCCCCGATGCTGTTCACCATCGGCTTCATGGTGACCTTCCTGTTCGGCGGACTCACCGGAGTGCTCCTGGCCTCCCCGCCGCTGGACTTCCACGTCACCGACACCTACTTCGTGGTGGCCCACTTCCACTACGTGGTGTTCGGCACCGTGGTGTTCGCGATGTTCGCGGGCTTCTACTTCTGGTGGCCCAAGTTCACCGGGAAGATGCTCGACGAGACGCTGGCCAAGTGGCACTTCTGGACGCTGTTCTTCGGCTTCCACGGCACCTTCCTGGTGCAGCACTGGCTGGGCGCGGAGGGCATGCCGCGGCGCTACGCCGACTACCTGCCCAGCGACGGGTTCACGGTGCTCAACCAGATCTCCACGATCGGCTCGTTCGTCCTGGGCGCCTCCACGCTGTTCTTCCTCTACAACGTCTGGGTGACCCACAAGAAGGCGCCGAAGGTCACCGTGGACGACCCGTGGGGCTACGGCTGCTCCCTGGAGTGGGCGACCTCGTGTCCGCCGCCGCGGCACAACTTCACCTCGCTGCCGCGCATCCGCAGCGAGCGCCCCGCGTTCGACCTGAACCACCCCTACGCGGCGGCTCCCGGAGTCGTCCCGGTGGACACGAAGTAG
- a CDS encoding cytochrome c oxidase subunit 4, with protein sequence MRVQALLFMGVSSFFGAIAVIYALASWYLTGQVEWTGTVTLLIAIGFGWMVGFWLLQATRRSEHYHGLPPEERIDAEIDEGAGEYGFFSPHSWWPLFVAMAVAFTAVGIAVGWWMTAIGFLAIILTVIGWVFEYYRGEFQH encoded by the coding sequence ATGCGAGTTCAGGCACTCCTGTTCATGGGCGTCTCCAGCTTCTTCGGAGCGATCGCGGTCATCTACGCCCTGGCGAGCTGGTACCTCACCGGCCAGGTGGAGTGGACCGGCACGGTCACGCTGCTCATCGCGATCGGCTTCGGCTGGATGGTCGGCTTCTGGCTGCTCCAGGCCACCCGGCGCAGTGAGCACTACCACGGCCTGCCGCCGGAGGAGCGGATCGACGCCGAGATCGACGAGGGCGCGGGCGAGTACGGCTTCTTCAGCCCGCACAGCTGGTGGCCGCTGTTCGTGGCCATGGCGGTCGCCTTCACCGCGGTGGGCATCGCGGTCGGCTGGTGGATGACCGCCATCGGGTTCCTCGCGATCATCCTGACCGTCATCGGCTGGGTCTTCGAGTACTACCGGGGCGAGTTCCAGCACTAG